From a region of the Marinomonas mediterranea MMB-1 genome:
- a CDS encoding primosomal protein N', translated as MQETLLTTQPYIKVALPVPMRRTFDYKVPKAIAVRHILQPGMRVKVPFGKSQRIGIIESLASESDWDDAQIKPLSALLDDAPVLDTEILSICEWAARYYHHPIGEVLFHALPVLLRKGESADFRTETWWFPSETGLKTPLDELKRAPRQVEFLKAVQQHENGLSQQVVSTLGLAPAAGKSLEEKGLVYREQRQFLKMAETHAHQKQVPPILNDEQQVATDHIIHNTGTFHVSLLDGITGSGKTEVFLRVIDKLIKEDKQVLVMVPEIGLTPQTLKRFENRLDTDIVLMHSNMTDRERLDAWLLCRQGHAKVIIGTRSAVFMPIKNLGMIIIDEEHDASYKQQDGFRYHARDLAIKQAQSANAPVLLASATPSFESLNNARQQKFAWLKLRKRAGSAQMPTIERVDLRGQTLVHGLSEYTLETMKQCLARKEQVLVFLNRRGFAPTLMCHECGWIAACDHCDVNMTVHRKANKLHCHHCDHHKALIFECPECHSRELFTVGEGTEQVEAALIPLFKDTPILRIDRDSTQRKSALTQITQKIHEHDQAILVGTQMLAKGHHFPNVTLVVVMDADAGLFSADFRGMERTAQLITQVSGRAGRASKPGQVLLQTYHPDHEAIECLCERSYEEFALEGLQERADLALPPFYHQIIVRAESADEWEATQFLTHLREMLMPYCEAGIGFVGPYSAIIVRKAGQHRALLSIKSPKRGNLHRLAAIASQWLEQEFRSRKIRFAIDVDPLETY; from the coding sequence ATGCAGGAAACATTGCTTACCACACAGCCCTATATAAAAGTAGCATTGCCTGTACCGATGCGACGTACATTCGATTATAAAGTGCCGAAAGCCATTGCTGTACGCCATATATTGCAACCTGGTATGCGAGTTAAAGTTCCCTTTGGAAAAAGCCAACGCATTGGCATTATTGAATCGCTTGCGAGCGAGTCAGACTGGGACGATGCGCAAATAAAGCCGCTTAGCGCCCTTCTTGATGACGCCCCTGTGCTCGATACAGAAATACTGTCAATATGCGAATGGGCAGCGCGTTATTATCATCACCCTATTGGCGAAGTGCTGTTTCATGCTCTTCCTGTTCTTTTACGCAAAGGGGAATCGGCAGACTTTAGAACCGAAACATGGTGGTTCCCTTCAGAAACAGGACTAAAAACGCCCTTAGATGAATTAAAGCGCGCTCCGCGACAAGTGGAATTTCTAAAGGCAGTACAACAACATGAAAATGGACTAAGTCAGCAAGTTGTTTCAACACTGGGATTAGCGCCCGCTGCGGGCAAGAGCCTAGAAGAAAAAGGCCTCGTTTATCGTGAGCAACGCCAGTTTTTGAAAATGGCAGAAACGCACGCGCACCAGAAGCAAGTACCGCCCATTTTGAACGATGAGCAACAGGTTGCAACGGATCACATAATACACAATACCGGCACGTTTCATGTCTCACTTTTAGATGGCATTACAGGAAGCGGCAAAACGGAAGTGTTTCTGCGAGTCATCGACAAACTGATCAAAGAAGATAAACAAGTGTTAGTGATGGTTCCCGAAATTGGGCTGACCCCACAAACCTTAAAACGATTTGAAAACAGATTGGACACTGACATCGTCTTGATGCACTCCAACATGACGGATCGCGAACGTTTAGACGCTTGGCTTCTATGCCGTCAAGGTCACGCAAAAGTCATCATAGGAACACGATCAGCCGTTTTTATGCCGATTAAAAATTTAGGCATGATCATCATAGATGAAGAACACGATGCCTCTTACAAGCAGCAAGACGGCTTTCGCTATCATGCTCGAGATCTGGCGATCAAACAGGCTCAATCGGCTAACGCACCGGTTCTTCTCGCGTCCGCTACACCATCGTTCGAATCTCTCAATAACGCCCGACAACAAAAGTTCGCTTGGTTAAAATTACGGAAGCGAGCTGGCAGTGCGCAAATGCCGACAATAGAACGCGTTGACCTAAGAGGACAAACACTCGTCCACGGTTTGAGTGAATACACGCTGGAAACGATGAAACAATGCCTAGCTCGAAAAGAGCAGGTACTGGTCTTTTTAAATCGTCGAGGTTTTGCCCCCACGTTAATGTGCCATGAATGTGGCTGGATCGCGGCCTGTGATCATTGCGACGTCAACATGACGGTGCACAGAAAAGCCAATAAACTGCACTGCCACCATTGCGACCACCATAAAGCGCTGATCTTTGAGTGTCCAGAATGTCATTCAAGAGAGCTATTTACCGTCGGCGAAGGGACAGAGCAAGTTGAGGCCGCGTTAATTCCACTGTTCAAAGATACCCCCATCTTACGTATTGATAGAGACAGTACGCAGCGTAAATCTGCACTGACGCAGATCACGCAAAAAATACACGAGCACGATCAGGCCATTCTAGTCGGGACTCAGATGCTCGCAAAAGGCCACCATTTCCCCAACGTGACACTGGTTGTTGTGATGGACGCAGATGCGGGACTCTTTTCGGCGGACTTCAGAGGAATGGAACGAACAGCGCAGTTAATTACCCAAGTTTCGGGGCGTGCAGGACGCGCCAGTAAACCTGGGCAAGTACTGTTGCAAACCTATCACCCTGATCACGAAGCGATTGAATGTCTATGCGAGCGCAGCTACGAAGAGTTCGCTCTAGAAGGCTTACAAGAACGAGCCGATCTAGCACTACCGCCTTTCTATCATCAAATTATTGTTCGAGCTGAATCGGCAGACGAATGGGAGGCAACCCAGTTCTTAACCCATTTAAGAGAAATGCTCATGCCGTATTGTGAAGCGGGCATTGGCTTTGTCGGTCCGTACTCCGCCATCATCGTACGAAAAGCAGGTCAACACAGGGCTCTTCTCAGTATAAAAAGTCCAAAAAGAGGGAACTTGCATCGATTAGCTGCGATCGCCAGTCAATGGCTAGAGCAAGAATTTCGATCACGAAAAATTCGCTTTGCAATTGACGTTGATCCACTAGAAACTTACTGA
- a CDS encoding LOG family protein: protein MKVAVFCGSSLGHSKVYERAVAELGAFFAENGIEVVYGGGHVGLMGVIANAVLAAGGKVTGVIPTHLEQREIAHPSLTELHVVTDMHERKAKMADLADAFVALPGGVGTLEEIFEVYTWAQIGLHKKPCAFYNVDGYYDLMFEMIVSMHREGFVKKPYVDMLIKESQPEGLLRAFEDYVAPQEKWNS from the coding sequence ATGAAAGTTGCTGTATTTTGTGGGTCTAGTTTAGGTCACTCTAAAGTATATGAGCGAGCGGTTGCTGAGCTAGGTGCGTTTTTTGCGGAAAATGGAATAGAAGTCGTATACGGAGGAGGGCATGTTGGACTCATGGGCGTTATCGCCAATGCGGTTCTGGCCGCTGGTGGGAAAGTGACCGGGGTTATACCGACTCACTTAGAGCAACGGGAAATCGCTCACCCAAGCCTGACAGAACTGCATGTCGTAACCGATATGCATGAGAGAAAAGCCAAAATGGCGGATTTAGCGGACGCTTTTGTCGCGTTACCTGGCGGCGTTGGTACCTTAGAAGAAATATTCGAGGTTTATACGTGGGCTCAAATTGGCTTACATAAAAAACCTTGTGCGTTTTACAATGTAGACGGCTACTACGATCTCATGTTTGAGATGATTGTGAGTATGCATAGAGAAGGTTTTGTGAAGAAACCCTATGTCGACATGCTAATTAAAGAAAGCCAGCCTGAGGGACTTCTAAGAGCGTTTGAAGACTATGTAGCCCCCCAAGAAAAGTGGAACTCATAA
- a CDS encoding malic enzyme-like NAD(P)-binding protein has protein sequence MAEDLKQAALEYHENPVPGKLNITISKPTATARDLSLAYSPGVAEPCREIAKDPETAYRYTGKGNLVAVISDGSAVLGLGNIGPLASKPVMEGKGVLFKRFAGVNSVDVEVESESPQAFIDTVARIANTYGGINLEDIKAPECFEIERELIERCNIPVFHDDQHGTAIVTAAGLLNALELQEKNIADAKIVCLGAGAAATACMKLIIACGAQSENIYVLDRKGVIHSGRDDLNKYKSMFAIDTDARTLDDAIDGADVFIGVSGPDLLSGDQLKKMAPKPVVFACSNPDPEISPEVAHSVRDDLIMATGRSDYPNQVNNVLGFPFIFRGALDVRATKINEEMKVAAVNALKDLAKEPAPQDVIDAYGGGALEFGKEYILPKPMDSRLLTEVSGAVAKAAVDSGVASLPYPDFYPLESLDRFEA, from the coding sequence ATGGCAGAAGATTTAAAACAAGCCGCACTGGAATACCATGAGAATCCTGTTCCTGGTAAATTGAATATCACGATTAGCAAGCCAACTGCTACTGCTCGTGACCTTTCTTTGGCATACAGCCCGGGTGTTGCGGAGCCTTGCCGTGAAATTGCAAAAGATCCTGAAACTGCTTACCGCTACACGGGTAAAGGTAACCTTGTTGCGGTTATCTCTGATGGTTCAGCAGTATTAGGTCTAGGAAACATTGGACCTCTAGCAAGTAAGCCAGTAATGGAAGGTAAAGGCGTGTTGTTCAAACGCTTTGCTGGTGTTAACTCTGTAGACGTTGAAGTGGAATCTGAAAGCCCACAAGCGTTTATTGATACGGTTGCACGTATTGCGAATACGTACGGTGGTATTAACCTTGAAGATATCAAAGCGCCTGAGTGTTTTGAAATTGAACGTGAGTTGATCGAACGTTGTAATATCCCTGTTTTCCATGATGATCAGCACGGTACAGCAATCGTTACTGCTGCGGGTCTATTAAACGCGCTTGAGCTTCAAGAGAAGAACATTGCAGACGCTAAAATCGTTTGTCTTGGAGCAGGTGCGGCAGCAACAGCATGTATGAAACTGATCATTGCATGTGGCGCTCAAAGTGAAAACATTTACGTACTTGACCGTAAAGGCGTTATTCACTCTGGTCGTGACGACCTAAACAAATACAAGTCAATGTTCGCGATCGATACCGATGCGCGCACATTGGATGATGCGATCGATGGCGCTGATGTATTCATCGGTGTATCGGGTCCGGATCTACTTTCTGGTGATCAATTGAAAAAAATGGCACCGAAGCCAGTTGTATTTGCATGTTCTAACCCTGATCCAGAAATCAGCCCTGAAGTTGCACACTCAGTTCGTGACGATTTGATCATGGCGACAGGTCGTTCTGATTACCCGAATCAGGTGAATAACGTTCTTGGCTTCCCATTCATCTTCCGTGGCGCGCTAGATGTTCGTGCAACTAAGATCAATGAAGAAATGAAAGTAGCAGCAGTTAACGCACTGAAAGACCTAGCGAAAGAGCCAGCTCCTCAGGACGTAATTGATGCATACGGTGGCGGCGCATTGGAATTTGGTAAAGAGTACATCTTGCCTAAGCCAATGGATTCTCGTTTGCTAACAGAGGTGTCTGGTGCGGTTGCAAAAGCAGCAGTAGATTCAGGTGTTGCTTCTCTACCTTACCCTGATTTCTACCCTCTAGAAAGCTTGGATCGTTTTGAAGCGTAA
- a CDS encoding thermonuclease family protein, which yields MKHCFLKKRQFILALFLCLFALESFGQTVTIEPLCRANGSVKLASVKRVVDGDTVYFQDGRKVRLVGVNTPELDHKHGLHEPFAMEATLYLKSLIGKEVYWQSALNDRDRYGRKLYYLFDKDRISIASRLLSAGLGYRIAIPPNTKYQDCLIQSERKARNAHHGLWRAPHNWQPKAGFTKVSVTITSITRNRGGWWLETNQDLVINLPRLISELWSEQDVYSLKNKRIEARGWQHQRNSQSKRFKSWVLIVKHPNDLLDVSSDA from the coding sequence ATGAAACACTGTTTTCTAAAAAAGCGCCAATTCATCTTGGCGCTTTTTTTATGCCTGTTCGCTTTAGAAAGTTTTGGTCAGACTGTAACTATTGAACCCTTGTGCCGGGCCAATGGAAGCGTAAAATTAGCCTCAGTAAAGCGTGTTGTTGATGGTGATACCGTTTACTTTCAGGATGGAAGGAAGGTTCGGTTAGTCGGTGTAAATACACCTGAGCTGGATCATAAGCACGGTCTTCACGAGCCATTCGCGATGGAAGCAACGCTTTATCTTAAGTCATTGATTGGCAAAGAAGTGTACTGGCAAAGCGCATTAAATGACCGCGACCGTTATGGTCGAAAGTTGTACTATTTATTTGATAAGGATCGTATTTCCATAGCGAGTCGGTTACTATCGGCGGGACTTGGTTATCGTATCGCGATTCCTCCAAATACAAAATATCAGGATTGTTTGATCCAATCGGAACGGAAGGCGCGTAATGCTCATCATGGATTATGGCGAGCACCTCATAATTGGCAGCCAAAAGCTGGCTTTACAAAGGTTTCGGTAACCATTACTTCAATCACCCGAAATAGGGGCGGTTGGTGGCTAGAGACGAATCAGGATCTAGTGATTAATTTGCCAAGGCTGATATCGGAATTATGGTCCGAGCAAGATGTTTATTCGCTTAAAAATAAGCGTATAGAAGCCAGAGGCTGGCAACATCAGCGCAATAGTCAGTCGAAAAGATTTAAATCGTGGGTGCTCATTGTGAAACATCCCAATGATTTGCTGGATGTGTCGTCTGACGCTTAG
- the rpmE gene encoding 50S ribosomal protein L31, translated as MQKEIHPNYTTVTATCTCGNTLTLNSTLGKDLHIDVCSQCHPFYTGQQKMLDTGGRVDRFNKRFGARRSTK; from the coding sequence ATGCAAAAAGAAATTCACCCAAATTACACAACAGTAACTGCAACTTGTACTTGTGGTAACACACTAACTCTTAACTCGACTCTAGGCAAAGACCTACACATCGATGTTTGCTCTCAGTGTCACCCATTCTACACTGGCCAGCAAAAAATGCTTGATACTGGTGGTCGTGTTGATCGCTTCAACAAGCGTTTCGGAGCGCGTCGTTCAACTAAATAA
- the cqsA gene encoding alpha-hydroxyketone-type quorum-sensing autoinducer synthase, translating into MSVNSKSYPRYLEEKVRQHELRRAALNGRNILHGLTPTASSIQLISNDYLRLAGHPEVRYAQKKVLENEDNLVLMSSAFMHGDNPQIFFEERMATFLDAEETVLCQSGYSANVGLIQAILEDTDTPVYIDMMAHMSLWDGAKFSGAKIQPFRHNNVDQLMYLINKNGPGLVIVDSIYSTNGSVCPLQELVDAAYDKGCVLLVDESHSLGTHGPYGRGMVVQYGLQNKVMFRTASLAKAFAGRAGLVTCPTGFGDYFKCTSKPSIFSSALLPYEIAGLDMTLNLILESDYKREKLRKNASFLRQSLEGLGYNTDHSASQIIALESGTEWQTMILKDALENRGVFGSVFLAPATAKNRALVRFSVNADLTDAQLVKIIQVCEEIREEVDFLQWRSTRKRKVPRAEAVLV; encoded by the coding sequence ATGTCAGTTAATTCGAAAAGCTATCCCCGTTATCTTGAAGAAAAAGTGCGTCAACATGAGCTGCGCCGCGCCGCTTTGAATGGAAGAAACATACTGCATGGGCTTACGCCTACTGCCTCGTCAATTCAACTCATCAGTAATGATTACCTTCGTTTAGCAGGTCACCCTGAAGTACGTTATGCACAGAAAAAAGTGTTGGAAAATGAAGATAACCTTGTGTTGATGTCATCGGCGTTTATGCATGGTGATAATCCTCAAATTTTTTTCGAAGAACGCATGGCAACGTTTCTGGATGCAGAGGAAACGGTACTTTGTCAGTCAGGCTACAGTGCTAATGTGGGCTTGATACAAGCGATACTTGAAGACACCGATACGCCTGTCTATATCGATATGATGGCGCATATGTCGTTATGGGACGGTGCAAAGTTTAGTGGGGCAAAAATACAACCGTTTAGGCATAACAATGTTGATCAATTGATGTATCTGATCAACAAGAATGGACCAGGTCTTGTCATCGTCGATTCCATTTATAGTACTAATGGAAGTGTTTGCCCATTACAAGAGCTAGTCGATGCAGCCTATGATAAAGGCTGTGTATTGTTAGTGGATGAGTCCCATTCTTTAGGTACGCATGGCCCGTATGGCAGGGGAATGGTTGTCCAATATGGGTTGCAGAATAAGGTTATGTTTCGGACCGCGAGTCTAGCGAAAGCGTTCGCAGGGCGGGCGGGTTTAGTGACTTGCCCGACAGGCTTTGGTGATTATTTTAAATGTACTTCTAAGCCCTCTATTTTTAGTTCGGCATTATTGCCGTATGAGATTGCTGGATTAGATATGACCTTAAATCTGATTCTTGAATCGGATTATAAACGGGAAAAACTGAGAAAAAATGCGTCCTTTCTTCGACAATCTTTAGAGGGCTTGGGGTACAACACAGATCATTCAGCCTCTCAAATTATTGCTCTTGAGTCTGGGACAGAGTGGCAAACGATGATCTTAAAAGACGCGTTGGAAAATAGAGGGGTCTTTGGTTCCGTTTTCTTAGCGCCAGCAACGGCTAAAAATAGAGCATTGGTGCGCTTTTCTGTGAACGCCGACTTGACTGATGCACAGCTGGTTAAAATCATTCAGGTATGCGAAGAAATTCGAGAAGAAGTCGATTTTCTCCAATGGCGATCAACCCGAAAAAGGAAAGTACCGCGCGCCGAAGCCGTGTTGGTATGA
- a CDS encoding response regulator transcription factor — protein MLKPKKKVINAYYHPTTAVFLDDHRAFLNSVPLALEDDIAYQAFSTPHNALEYINNHTCHDSLIQKNDFITDGSKAHHYTLNAAIIESKARFNERFAEPSVLITDYALSGYDLNGLEVCESIKHPNVKKVLLTGVADEQIAIEALNNKVIDYYIKKSSPDVFKLVNQLIHQYQQDYIRETTQVIHESLKLSKPLIEDPAIIEYFYSILKQHHTFEYQVLIESTASSLDFLLLDESAQVKRLLVLDPDDLAVHVEVAQDAHADDELLDELRSGNKIPFFPTADGFYHPDIKKEWENYLHPCVEIVGEKATYLAAFIANPDDRFTSIPAAEITSFHDYLQTVGTHV, from the coding sequence ATGCTGAAGCCAAAAAAGAAAGTCATTAATGCGTATTACCATCCTACAACCGCCGTCTTTCTTGATGACCATAGAGCCTTCTTAAACAGTGTTCCTCTCGCATTGGAAGACGACATCGCTTATCAAGCATTCTCTACTCCCCACAATGCACTCGAATATATAAACAATCACACGTGCCATGACAGCTTAATCCAGAAAAATGACTTTATTACGGATGGTAGTAAGGCTCATCACTACACCTTAAATGCAGCCATTATTGAGTCTAAGGCGCGATTTAACGAGAGGTTCGCCGAGCCTTCCGTTTTAATCACCGACTACGCGCTTTCGGGATATGATCTCAATGGCCTAGAAGTATGTGAATCTATCAAACACCCCAATGTAAAAAAAGTACTGCTCACGGGCGTCGCCGATGAACAAATCGCGATTGAGGCGTTGAATAACAAAGTCATCGATTACTATATTAAGAAAAGCTCGCCTGATGTCTTTAAACTCGTTAATCAACTCATTCATCAATATCAACAGGATTATATTCGAGAGACTACGCAGGTCATTCATGAGAGTCTAAAATTAAGCAAGCCGCTTATTGAAGATCCGGCAATCATCGAGTACTTCTATTCGATTCTTAAGCAACACCACACTTTTGAATATCAAGTATTAATCGAATCCACTGCCTCATCTCTGGACTTTTTACTGCTGGATGAAAGTGCTCAGGTGAAGCGCTTGCTAGTATTAGACCCTGACGACCTTGCGGTACACGTAGAAGTCGCTCAAGACGCCCACGCCGACGATGAATTGCTAGATGAACTAAGAAGCGGGAATAAAATCCCTTTCTTTCCGACTGCTGACGGCTTCTATCATCCAGATATTAAAAAAGAGTGGGAGAACTACCTACACCCTTGCGTTGAAATTGTCGGTGAAAAAGCTACCTACTTAGCCGCCTTTATTGCCAACCCAGATGATCGGTTCACCTCCATCCCTGCGGCTGAAATCACGTCATTCCACGACTATTTACAAACAGTGGGCACTCACGTTTAA